Sequence from the bacterium genome:
ACCGGCCCAATATTAAACACTAGAATTTTCCATAAAACCTATTTATGACATTTCATCAACGTACGGAAAAAGCGCTTGCACACAGTTCCGTCTGCGTGGGCCTCGATCCTGACCTTAATCTTATTCCAGCAATTCTCAAATCTGAATCAAATCCGGTTCTAGCATTCAATCGCGCATTAATAGACGCGACTGTCGATGTCGTCGGGGCCTATAAGCCCAATTTCGCGTTCTACGAGGTAATGGGCATTGAAGGATGGCTAACTCTCACTGATACTGTGAAACACATCCGTTCGCGTTCAGATAAGGTAATAATCATTGCAGATGCAAAGCGCGGGGACATCGGAAATACCTCATCTAAATATGCTCAAGCTATCCTGCAGGAAATGGATTTTGATTGCATTACGATCAATCCATATATGGGGCGTGATTCGGTGGAGCCGTTTATTCAAGACGAAAATAAAGGCGCTTTTGTCCTCTGCCTGACTTCAAATAAAGGTTCTGAAGATTTTCAGCGTTTGGATGTGAACGGCAGGAAGAACTATGTGTCGGTCGCGCAGAATGTTCTTTCATGGAATACGCTGAATAATTGCGGGTTGGTGGTGGGTGCGACCCATCCTGAGGAAATGCAGAATATCCGGAGTATATCGGGAAAGATGCCGTTCCTTGTTCCAGGCATCGGTGTTCAGGGCGGGGATCTGGAAGCGGTGGTAAAATCGAATTGGGACGGGAGGAAGGTTAACGCGTTCATCAATTCCTCCCGCGCGGTAATTTATGCATCCAAAGAAAAAGACTTTGCAGAACGAGCGAGGGCGGAGGTATTGAAATTAAAGAAGTCCATTGAGCGTATAGTACCGGATATCAAAAAATAATCGTTCCGGAGCAGAATTTATTTGCAAATATTGGGTTCAACGTATATATTTACCCGCATTTTTATGGGCGCTTAGCTCAGTTGGTTTAGAGCGTCTCGTTTACACCGAGAAGGTCCTTGGTTCGAATCCATGAGCGCCCACCGTGAAAACCCCGAGTGAAATCGGGGTTTTTTTGCTAAAAAATTACTTGCAAAACGCGGTAGAATGTAGTATAATGACGCCTCTAAAAAGGGCGCGTAGTTCAATTGGTTAGAGCACTGCCCTGTCACGGCAGAAGTTGCGAGTTCGAGCCTCGTCGCGCCCGCGAAATCTAAAAACCCCGATTTATCGGGGTTTTTCTGTTAATACGAGGTTTTAAATGGAGGAAGTAATCCAGAGGCAGGCTTCGTCGTTTCGATACGTCCCGCTTTATGAAGAGCGGATGCGATCTTCTAATCGAATAACGTGAACCCGAACAAAATTGTCAGATAGTAACGCCATTCTTTGCCGTTTTTAATTTTTTGCCTTTCTTTGTACAAGCCCGCTCCACCGGGAGAACCGTCATACTTGGAAACGAGCGGTCCCAGGGTTGTAAATTTGTCCAGGCCGTAGGCTGCATTAAATGTAACCCGCGTTGGATAAACAAAAAAGGAATAAAACTCCATGCGTAATTCCCCGCCAATAGACTTCTTAAAGTCTATGCCTTTGCTCCATGCGTCACCGTATCCAAAGTAAATACCGCCGAATATTTTATCGAGATAGAGATTGGCGAATTTTGAATCTATATGTTTCCATATTGGAAACCGATAAGTAGTGTTCAGCAGCGCTAGTTTATTTCCCTCAATGCTATAGAACGAATATCCTTTTAGCCCTGCGAGACCGCCGCCGAAAAAATTGAAAAAACTATCAACTTTGTTTGGAATAATACCGCCTTGAAAAGAGAGTTCCAGTGTGTGATCCTTGATCGGTAATTTCAGATATTCGTTATAGGTTCCCTCCACGCGGTGATAATGGGCCTTGTCGTACAGGGTTTCATACGTCCCGGCGCTGGCGTTGAATGCAAAACCAGAGATCAGGTTGTCCAGATTATAACTGTATTTAATGTTCCCTTTTCTTCCGACGCGCGGATTGATCTCGCCATCAACTGAGGGTTTGAGCGAATTGAATTTCCAGTCTGTGGAAATACCATTGCCATAATAATATTTTATAAAGCCCGTTGCGGGGATCGTTACAATCTCCACACCGTTAAACTCCCGATGTTCCGATATTTTGACATAAGACTCAGCATGCACATAATTCAGACGAAGATCCCTGGGTTCAAGTAAGCTAAAATCCGCGCCGGCGTCAACCTCGCGCAATTCAAATGTGTTCTTTTGAATAGATTCATACACAGGATCAGGATCATTTGACGGATCGCTGTTTTCTTTGAACGTTCGTGAGCGGGTAAGGTTGTACAATTCAAGAAATAGAGTCGGGCCAAATCCGCTGAATTCAAAGATACCGAATAAATCTCGGTCAAGATCAGGGATATTAAACATCGCGCCGCCAAAGAAAGAGGATTTAGATAAAACGTCGCTGGAATAAAAATATAATCCGGGCTTAAATGTGCCGTAATCAATTCGTAACACGGGTAGAAAAGAA
This genomic interval carries:
- the pyrF gene encoding orotidine-5'-phosphate decarboxylase, which gives rise to MTFHQRTEKALAHSSVCVGLDPDLNLIPAILKSESNPVLAFNRALIDATVDVVGAYKPNFAFYEVMGIEGWLTLTDTVKHIRSRSDKVIIIADAKRGDIGNTSSKYAQAILQEMDFDCITINPYMGRDSVEPFIQDENKGAFVLCLTSNKGSEDFQRLDVNGRKNYVSVAQNVLSWNTLNNCGLVVGATHPEEMQNIRSISGKMPFLVPGIGVQGGDLEAVVKSNWDGRKVNAFINSSRAVIYASKEKDFAERARAEVLKLKKSIERIVPDIKK